The sequence CGCCGGGGTATGGGAGCGCGCCCCTGACAACGAGGTGGACGCCGTCGCCGTCGATCCGGTTCCCGTGGTCAGGCCGCCAGAGGTCGGTACCGATGGCGCTTCGTGATGCGGTCAGCGTCACCGGCTCGATGTTCGGCAGGCAGTGGCCGGGGTGCTCGGTCCCGGTCCCTGCTATCGGGCCGAGATCACGTTCGCCGTGGACCGCCGCCTTGATCGCCTCGATGATGACACCGACCGTCCCGTCGCCGCCGGGACCGGGCCCTGGCACCGGTGCCGTGAGCAGGGCCGGGATACTGAACCGGAGCGCCGTTCCGTCGAGCGATCTGACGAGGTAGGTGTTGACGAGATTCCTGATCGCCGGGTAGTCGATGCGTGCCCGGCCATCCCCGGGGCCCGGGAGGATCCGGTGAATCTCGTCCTGCCAGGAGTCGCCTCTTCTGCTCATGGCTTCTCGTACCAGGTACTGGTATCCCGGGCCACAAGGCTCTTTCTTGTGGCTCTCTTCCCTGATCTTATATATCCACAACGCCCACCATTTCTAGCATGGAACTGACAGTCCTCGCTAGCGGGAGCAAAGGAAACTGCACCTGTATCCGGGGGGAGCGGGGTGCGCTGCTCATCGACGTGGGGCTCTCAGCCCGGGAGACTCTTCGCCGCCTCGCAAACGCCGGTGAGGACGCATCGACGATCGAAGGGATCCTTGTCACTCACGAGCACATCGACCACATAAAAGGGGTTGATGTGCTGGCGCGGAGGCTCAAGGTGCCCGTCTACGCGACCGCCGGGACGCTTGAAGTGTTCTACGAGAAATACGGCCCGACATCGGCCGAGGTCAGGCGGTGCAGGTACGGTGAATCGTTCTCTGTAGGCGACTTCCAGGTCGAGCCCTTCGCCGCCTCCCATGACGCCCGGGAACCCTGCGGGTTCTCTGTCACCGAGGGCGACCTCCGTGTCGGGTGCTGCACCGATACCGGCACCGTCACGGCAACCATGTTCGACCGACTTGCGTCCTGTGACGCTGTCCTCCTGGAGAGCAACCACTGCCCCCAGATGCTCGAGAACGGCCCGTACCCAGCATTTTTAAAGAGCCGGATACGCTCAAGCCACGGGCACCTCTCAAACCCTGATGCCGCCCGCTGCCTCCAGAGGCTCGCCGACCACATCCACGTGGCGATGCTTGCCCACCTAAGCGAGATCAACAACACGCAGGAGAAAGCGCTCCTCTCCGCGCTTGAGGGGCTCGGGTTCTACTCAGACCAGGTTGCGGTCACTGTGGCAGAACAGAACCCGGGCCCGGAGCACCCCGAGTCCTGCGGCTTCCGGCTCTGACCGGCCGATTGCATCGGGCATCTTCTTTTGCGGCCCATGAGGCAAGTATGGTCTCACGCGAGGGGGCGAGCCCGGCCCACTCAGCCCTACACCCTTTGAAACGTGCAGACCATGCCGATCACGGCGCCGTCGGCATCGATGATCGGGTCTCCGGAGAAGTGGATCGAAAGCTCCGTCCCGTCGCTTCTCACGAGCGCCATCCCTTCGGCACGCTGTATGGCCCTGCCCTGCTCCAGCAGTTCCCGGGAGAGGAACTCCCGGGCGTCGCCGTCCGTCCCGGTGATCGAGAGGAGGGGCCATATTGGTCTCCCGGTCAGGTCGCCCCCGGTGTAGCCAGTCAGGCGCTCGGCTGCCCTGTTGACGATGACGACCGTCCCGGCGGCATCGGTGGTGATCCTTCCCTCCTCGGGCTCAGCCGTTCCCAGGCTGCCCTGCCCGGCTGAGAGGTCCAGCCACTCCTCAGCGGCCCTCCGCTCGGTCATCTCGATGTAGTGGAGGAGACGCTGGAGCTGCTGGTTCGCACGCTCGAGTTCGTCGGTCCGCCCGGCGACGAGGTCTTCCAGGTGCTCGCGGTGGCGGTGCAGTTCCTGCTCAGCCCGCTTCCGCTCCGTGATGTCCCTGATGACTGCCATCACGTGCATCTCATAGAGCGGCACAATGCGGGCTTCGTAGTGGCGCACCTCCCCGTCTTCCTGGTGACTGAACTCCAGCGGTGCGGCAGGTGTGCCGGTCCTGACTGCCTGTTGCAGTGCATTCCCGACCGCCTCCCCGAGTTCGGCGGGGAGCAGGTCCTGCACCCGCCGCCCGAGCAGTGCCCGGGGCACAAGAGACACCTCAACCAGCCTGCCTGCCCTGGACTCGATGATCGTGCCGTCGGCGTTCAACCGGAGGAAGAGGTCAGGGAGGGCCTCGATCACTGCGGTCAGTTCCGATGTGGCCTGCCTGAGGTGTTCCTCGATCGCGACCTGATCGGTGACGTCCCGGACGACATACAGGCTGCAGCCCCCCTCGACGGGTGTCTGCCGGATCTCGATATCACGGACTTTCCCGTCCCGGCAGACGACGCCGGCGACCACGGCGCTCCGGTCGCCCTGGAGCAGTTCCTGCCACATCTCCTGCACTCCCCGGCGGTATGCAGGGTTTGGGTGGGCACGCTCAAACCAGGCTGCAACAGTGGGGAGGTCGTCCCCGGTGTATCCGGTGATCCTGGTGAATGCCCGGTTCAGGCACCGGCATCGCTCCTCGCTGTCCACCAGGACGAACCCGTCCGGCGCTTCGCGAAGGAGCGAAAGGCAGATCTCCCTTCCGGAAAACTCCCTCCCGTCGGTCCCGGGTGCGTTCCCCCCGGTGCGTCGAATGTTGTTATTTCTCATCATCGTGCCGATTCTCCCGGTATACCTCTGCTAAGGGTCGCGGGCGCCGCTCATAGTGAATCTTGCCGGCTCCCATAGATATACTCATCGTTCTATATCTCCGTTGTATTTAGGGGATGAACTGATTTAATGGAATATCCGCGGGATTATCGTGAATCCCGCTCGAATAATCCGTAACCCGCGATACGCCCTGGTCCAGCCGGTATGTCAGTCCATCCTGATCTTGAGGACGTGCATGCAGTACTGGTCGACGCTGGCAAAGAAGGTGGATCTCGCCCGCTTTGACCGGTCATCATCACCCTCGACAAAGTCGCGGAGGATATACTCCAGCGCCGTGATGTAGTGGTTTCGCCCGGGCGTGACCTTCTTCGCCTCCTCAAAACAGAGGTAACTCTCGGCCTTATGGTTGCACATGACCTCAAGCACGGCATCAAGCATCAGGAGCAGGTTCCGGGGGAACTGTTTTATGATCGCCAGTTTCCGGAAACTTGTATAGGACCGCGGTTGGGCCCCGAGGATCGCGAGTTTCAGCCCGAAGTAGAGCGGTTCGTGGTCGTCGGGGTACTGTTGCATCATCTGTTTGACGATGGCGGCAGCACCGCTCCCGTCCCGTAGTTCAAGGTGGGTATTGAACGCCTCTGCCAGGAAGTACCTGTCATCCGGGAACCGCTCGGTGGCATGGGTGAGAAGGTGCCGGCGACGTTCGATGTCACCCTCATACGTTGCCCGCATAATCCCGATGCGGTAGAACCCGGGTTCCCCGGGAAACCAGGTGAATGCCAGGTCCAGCATGAACCAGAAGATCAGATTCAGCCGGGCGTCTCTGCGGTCAAAGATCGAGAGGCGGTTGAGCGGGGCACGGGACCGGGAGAGGTTCAACATCTCCTCACGGGCGTGAAGTTCCAGTTCGTTCGGACCGAGACCGTGCTTTCTGTTGACAGCTCGTGAGAGGGTGTAGTAACAGTAGGCGATTGCGGTATTGACCCGGCCGTCGTAGTTCCTGTAACGCACCAGGTACTCGATCGCCTGCTGGCAGTTGCCCACGTCGATCAGTTTGAGGCCCACGACCACATCGAGGGTTGCCCGTCCCCGTCTCCGCCGCCGGTTTCCCATGGCGTGTCGGAGGGTCTTTTCAAGGAGTTCCGCCGTAGGGGCCTCGCGCGTGGTGTTGAGCAGCGTGAAGGTGACCGCATCGATGAAGTCGTCGTACGACCGGTCGTCCAGGCCGGGGAAGGTCTTATCGAGCGTGGCGGCAACGTGTCCGTAGAAGACCGGCAGGTTTCCCTCCACCAGATCGATGTTCTTCTCGATGTACTCGTTCATGGTAGCCTGGAGCTGTTCAAGCCTCCTGTTCCTGAGCGCTTCAGGCTGCCACGCCTCTTCCATGAGCTAGAGATGTTCCGTCAACGTGATATTTGTTTTTATATGGTTTCCGGCCCCGGTGGTGGCGCGGCATCCCCCACGACCCTGGAGCGAGGGGGCCGGTCCCCGGGCCTGCGGCGAACCCGCGAGACAGAAGGATTGATTCACCCTGCCGGGAAATGCTGTAGGAGAATATGGGTATGCAGTTTCTGGAGTTTGCCCGTATATGCGAGCACCTGGAAGGGATCAGTGGGCGCCTGGATATGATCGAGCAGGTCAGCGCCGTCCTGCCCGGGCTCGAAGACGAGGAACTCCCCATCTTTGTCCGCTTCATCATGGGCCGGGTCTTTCCCGACTGGAGCCCCAAAAAACTCGGTGTGGGCCCAAACCTCCTCTACGACGCCGTCGCCTACGTCGTCGGCACGAAGAGGAGTGCCGTCCGTGAGGCGATCAACGCGACCGGGGACGCCGGCCTGGCTATCGAGGACCTCCTTGCAACCAAGGAACAGACATCGTTCTTCGTCCAGGAGATGGACCTCCTGGAGGTCTATTGGGATTTCGAGCGGGTGGCGGCCGCTGAAGGAGCGCGGTCCCAGCGGGAGAAACTCCTGGTGGTCCGGAAACTCTTTGCCAACGCCCGCCCCCTTGAGGGGCGGTATCTTGCCCGGCTCATGCTTGAAGAGCTCAGGATTGGCATGGGCGAGGGGAGCGTCCGCGACGCCGTCGCCCGTGCGTTTGATATCGACGTCCGCCTGGTCGAGCATGCCCACCAGGCGATGAACGACCTCGGGGAGGTGGCTCTCCTCGCCAGGCGGGACCCTGCCGCCCTCTCCCGGGTGACGATCGAGCCCTTCCGGCCTGTGAAGATGATGCTTGCACAGGCAGGCACCATCGCCGGGCAGATCGAGGACCACGGTGAGGTGGCGGTCGAGTACAAGTATGACGGGAGCAGGTTCCAGTTCCACAAGGTGGGCAACATCTGCCGGATCTACTCGCGGCGGCTGGAGGAGGTCACGGGGAGCCTCCCTGATATCGTCATGCACCTCGGGGAGGCCACCGACCATGACGTGATCCTGGACGGTGAGGTGGTCGCTGTCCAGGACGGCCGGCCGATGCCGTTTCAGTACGTGATCAGGCGGTTCCGGCGGAAACACCAGGTGAATGCGATGATGGAAAAGATCGAGGTCGTACCGCGGGTCTTTGACATCCTCTATCTGGACGGCGAGACCCTGATGGACCGCCCTCTCGCCGAGCGGCGCAGGATCCTCGAGGAGGTGCTTGACGCACACATCGCCCCCCAGTTCCTGGTCACCGATGTTGCCGGGGCGGAGGCGATCTACACCGAGGCGTTGAACCTCGGGCACGAGGGAGTGATGGTGAAGGTGCCCTCCTCGCCCTACACCCCGGGTGTTCGGGGCCGTCTCTGGGTGAAGGTGAAACCCGGGGTGGAGACGCTCGACCTTGCTGTGATCGGGGCCGAGTGGGGCGAAGGGCGGCGGGCGAAGATGTTTGGCTCGTTCCTGCTTGCGGTCCAGGACCAGGGCCGGCTTCTCCCCGTGGGCAAGGTGGCGACCGGGATCACGGATGAGGTGCTGGCCGACCTCTACGCCCTCCTCAAGGATAGCGTGATCGCCCGCTCAGGAAAAGAGGTCACGCTTGAGCCGAAGGTGGTCTTTGAGGTGGGCTACTCCGAGATCCAGGCAAGCCCCAACTATGCGAGCGGGTATGCGCTCCGTTTCCCGAGATTCGTCCAGGTGCGTGAGGATAAGAGCGTCGACGAGGTCGAGACCCTGGACGCCCTCGCCGAACGCTACGGCGAGCAGAAGAACGGGCAGGGATCACTGTGAACTACCCCCCGCTTACGCAGGGGGCTTCCTGCTTCATCCCCCTCCCCATCGGGAGCGGGTCCACAGGCTCTTCGGCGCGTTCCGCGCCTGCAAGTGCGAATTGTTTGATATTGATCGCGGCGTTCAGGTCCCGGTCGTGGGTCGTGCCGCAGTCCGGGCATATCCACTCCCGATCCTTCAGCGTCAGGTCGGCCTTCCGGTAGCCGCAGACCGAGCAGGTCTTGGAAGACGGCTCGAAGACCCCGATCCTCAGCAGGGTTTTCCCCGCCTCCCGACACTTGTACGCCAGCATCGCAAGGAATGTTCCCCACCCGGCATCGCTGATCGCTCTCGCGAGAGAGTGGTTCTTCACCATGCCGTCCACGTTCAGGGACTCCACGGCCAGGGCTTGGTTTTCGCGGACCAGTCGAGAAGAGAGCTGGTGCTGGAAGTCCTGCCGTTGGTCGGCAATCGTCTGGTGACACCGGGCGACCTTGAGTCGGGCCTTGTTCCGGTTCTGGGAACCCTTCTGCTTGCGGTCGAGTCGGCGCTGGAGCACGGCCAACCGCACCTGGGCGTTCCTGAGATACTTCGGATTCTCCACCTTCTCCCCGGTCGAGAGGACGGCATAGTGCGAGAGACCCAGGTCGATCCCGACCGTCTGATCCGGGATCGGATCGGTCGGCTTCGGGGCTTTCTTGCCGTCTTCGACCACAATGCTGATCAGGTACCGACCCGTGGACTTGCGGATGACGGTTGCAGACTTCGTCGTGCCCGCGAAGGCCCGGTGGTACTTGACTTTGAGCGTTCCGATCTTCGGGAGTTTCACGGTGCCCTGCTGGAAGTCCACGGTATACGCCTGCGGCACCGTGAACGCCTGTTCGGGGTCGTGCTTCTTCTTGAAGGTCGGTTCTTCGGCCCGACCCTCGAAGAAGTTCGTGAACGCACGGGAGAGGTGATGGATCGATTGCTGTAGCGACTGGGCGTTGACCTCTTTCAGCCACGGCAACTCTTCTTTGAGCGCCGGGAGCTGCTGCATGAGGTCGTACTTGGAGAGGCTGATCCCCTCGTCGTGGTACGCTGTGTTCTTGAGGTTGAGGGCCCAGTTGTACACATACCGGCAACACCCGAGGTGCTTGGCGATCAGAACCTCCTGATCCTTCGTCGGATAGAGCCGGTACTGGTACCTCCGCAGCATACGATAGGGTCATGTTGACCCTCCTCCGGCATAAAGAATACC is a genomic window of Methanoculleus bourgensis MS2 containing:
- a CDS encoding MBL fold metallo-hydrolase yields the protein MELTVLASGSKGNCTCIRGERGALLIDVGLSARETLRRLANAGEDASTIEGILVTHEHIDHIKGVDVLARRLKVPVYATAGTLEVFYEKYGPTSAEVRRCRYGESFSVGDFQVEPFAASHDAREPCGFSVTEGDLRVGCCTDTGTVTATMFDRLASCDAVLLESNHCPQMLENGPYPAFLKSRIRSSHGHLSNPDAARCLQRLADHIHVAMLAHLSEINNTQEKALLSALEGLGFYSDQVAVTVAEQNPGPEHPESCGFRL
- a CDS encoding PAS domain S-box protein: MMRNNNIRRTGGNAPGTDGREFSGREICLSLLREAPDGFVLVDSEERCRCLNRAFTRITGYTGDDLPTVAAWFERAHPNPAYRRGVQEMWQELLQGDRSAVVAGVVCRDGKVRDIEIRQTPVEGGCSLYVVRDVTDQVAIEEHLRQATSELTAVIEALPDLFLRLNADGTIIESRAGRLVEVSLVPRALLGRRVQDLLPAELGEAVGNALQQAVRTGTPAAPLEFSHQEDGEVRHYEARIVPLYEMHVMAVIRDITERKRAEQELHRHREHLEDLVAGRTDELERANQQLQRLLHYIEMTERRAAEEWLDLSAGQGSLGTAEPEEGRITTDAAGTVVIVNRAAERLTGYTGGDLTGRPIWPLLSITGTDGDAREFLSRELLEQGRAIQRAEGMALVRSDGTELSIHFSGDPIIDADGAVIGMVCTFQRV
- a CDS encoding ATP-dependent DNA ligase, with translation MQFLEFARICEHLEGISGRLDMIEQVSAVLPGLEDEELPIFVRFIMGRVFPDWSPKKLGVGPNLLYDAVAYVVGTKRSAVREAINATGDAGLAIEDLLATKEQTSFFVQEMDLLEVYWDFERVAAAEGARSQREKLLVVRKLFANARPLEGRYLARLMLEELRIGMGEGSVRDAVARAFDIDVRLVEHAHQAMNDLGEVALLARRDPAALSRVTIEPFRPVKMMLAQAGTIAGQIEDHGEVAVEYKYDGSRFQFHKVGNICRIYSRRLEEVTGSLPDIVMHLGEATDHDVILDGEVVAVQDGRPMPFQYVIRRFRRKHQVNAMMEKIEVVPRVFDILYLDGETLMDRPLAERRRILEEVLDAHIAPQFLVTDVAGAEAIYTEALNLGHEGVMVKVPSSPYTPGVRGRLWVKVKPGVETLDLAVIGAEWGEGRRAKMFGSFLLAVQDQGRLLPVGKVATGITDEVLADLYALLKDSVIARSGKEVTLEPKVVFEVGYSEIQASPNYASGYALRFPRFVQVREDKSVDEVETLDALAERYGEQKNGQGSL
- the tnpB gene encoding IS200/IS605 family element RNA-guided endonuclease TnpB; protein product: MLRRYQYRLYPTKDQEVLIAKHLGCCRYVYNWALNLKNTAYHDEGISLSKYDLMQQLPALKEELPWLKEVNAQSLQQSIHHLSRAFTNFFEGRAEEPTFKKKHDPEQAFTVPQAYTVDFQQGTVKLPKIGTLKVKYHRAFAGTTKSATVIRKSTGRYLISIVVEDGKKAPKPTDPIPDQTVGIDLGLSHYAVLSTGEKVENPKYLRNAQVRLAVLQRRLDRKQKGSQNRNKARLKVARCHQTIADQRQDFQHQLSSRLVRENQALAVESLNVDGMVKNHSLARAISDAGWGTFLAMLAYKCREAGKTLLRIGVFEPSSKTCSVCGYRKADLTLKDREWICPDCGTTHDRDLNAAINIKQFALAGAERAEEPVDPLPMGRGMKQEAPCVSGG